The Desulfuromonas versatilis genome has a segment encoding these proteins:
- a CDS encoding TIGR03013 family XrtA/PEP-CTERM system glycosyltransferase, with amino-acid sequence MQRSIILLLATDALAAALVLILGHGLRFLGFAGVGELFAGGGVKVALFATCVVFAAYFCELYGRERQVDRLELAARLAVSLSLAFLLLSAVYYVFPDMMIGRGVLSLSLIACGVVQYLVHRAFLAMTGLPGFAQRVLILGIGPLARTIEATIPMSRNNYQFAGFVRPGADLMTVPPQKIVGHQDEIEAVIKRERASKLVVAVTERRGVLPVRDLLRCKLAGGVEVVDSVSFYEQMTGKLLIENIQPSWFIYSSGFRVTPFMRAYKRMFDILLSSLGIILALPFWPLVALAVKLDSPGPALFKQVRVGERNRHFNVLKFRTMCNDAEKHTGAKWATENDPRITRVGGFLRKSRLDEIPQLFNVLRGDMSFVGPRPERPEFVERLSEKIPYYAKRHYMKPGVTGWAQVCYPYGASDKDSLEKLRYDLYYIKNYSLMLDFLIILETVKVVLYGRGGR; translated from the coding sequence ATGCAGCGATCCATCATTCTTCTGTTGGCGACCGATGCCCTGGCTGCGGCGCTGGTCCTGATCCTCGGCCACGGACTCCGCTTCCTGGGTTTTGCTGGGGTAGGGGAGCTGTTCGCCGGCGGCGGGGTCAAGGTGGCCTTGTTCGCCACCTGCGTCGTGTTCGCCGCCTATTTCTGCGAACTCTATGGGCGCGAGCGGCAGGTTGACCGCCTCGAGCTGGCCGCGCGGCTCGCGGTGTCGCTGTCCCTGGCCTTCCTGCTCCTGTCGGCGGTGTACTACGTTTTCCCCGACATGATGATCGGCCGGGGGGTGTTGTCGCTCTCGCTGATCGCCTGCGGGGTGGTCCAGTACCTGGTGCACCGGGCCTTTCTGGCGATGACCGGCCTTCCGGGCTTCGCCCAGCGGGTGCTGATCCTCGGCATCGGCCCCCTGGCCAGGACCATCGAGGCGACCATCCCCATGTCCCGCAACAACTACCAGTTCGCCGGTTTCGTGAGGCCCGGGGCCGACCTGATGACCGTCCCGCCGCAGAAAATCGTCGGCCACCAGGATGAGATCGAGGCGGTCATCAAGCGGGAACGGGCCAGCAAGCTGGTGGTGGCGGTTACCGAGCGCCGCGGGGTTCTGCCGGTTCGCGACCTGCTGCGCTGCAAGCTCGCCGGCGGGGTCGAGGTGGTCGATTCGGTCTCGTTTTACGAACAGATGACCGGCAAGCTGCTTATCGAGAACATCCAGCCGAGCTGGTTCATCTATTCCAGCGGGTTCCGCGTCACCCCCTTCATGCGGGCCTACAAGCGCATGTTCGATATTCTGCTCTCCTCCCTCGGCATCATCCTGGCCCTGCCGTTCTGGCCCCTGGTGGCCCTGGCCGTCAAGCTCGATTCGCCCGGGCCGGCCCTGTTCAAGCAGGTCCGGGTCGGCGAGCGCAACCGTCATTTCAACGTGCTCAAATTCCGCACCATGTGCAACGACGCCGAAAAACACACCGGCGCCAAGTGGGCCACGGAGAACGACCCCCGCATCACCCGGGTCGGCGGGTTCCTGCGCAAATCGCGCCTCGACGAGATTCCCCAGCTGTTCAACGTTCTGCGTGGCGACATGAGCTTCGTCGGCCCCCGCCCCGAGCGTCCCGAGTTCGTCGAGCGGCTGAGCGAAAAGATCCCCTATTACGCCAAGCGCCACTACATGAAGCCCGGCGTCACCGGCTGGGCCCAGGTCTGCTACCCCTACGGCGCCTCGGACAAGGACTCCCTCGAAAAGCTGCGCTACGACCTGTACTACATCAAGAACTACAGCCTGATGCTCGATTTCCTGATCATTCTCGAAACTGTCAAGGTCGTGCTCTACGGCCGCGGAGGAAGGTAG
- a CDS encoding XrtA system polysaccharide chain length determinant, whose translation MENQFSEIFKYLKMIQKRRYLFLAVSLLVMTCVTGASYYRPKQYMADSTVFIERSVINNLIKGIAVTPDMDDRIRVLKYALLSRDIIGKVLAELDWDTRAKNSAELQDMITDLQRRTDLKIKGNDLFIVSITDQDPEFAQKYINTLVSTYVEENLSAKREETYGANRFLDEQIVLFKKKLDESENAIIEFRRSQGIMYSGDEKVLLQEVKEFQKEIENLNLSIDTLGAKKRRLKSQQAELEPTVTIFSEKLNSDRIAQLQAKIAQLMLSYTENYPEVVRLKAELDGLKKRIQEEGAPKPAETQTLSVNPVYQDVTQKLLDVEAEISSLEARRDRLMELSTEREKELQFVPETKKQLTMLIQERDSHKKIYEELLMRMGQSEVSKQMEIGDKATTFRIVDPAIFPEVPVSPNMVKMLLLAIAAGFGCGFVVVFLLDSVDTSVKDVNQLDGFGVEVLAVIPTITDQAVAASVRRKDVLVYACALLYFGGIVSLLAWEALKRLS comes from the coding sequence ATGGAAAACCAATTCAGCGAAATATTCAAATACCTCAAAATGATCCAGAAGCGGCGGTATCTGTTTCTTGCCGTCTCTTTGCTGGTGATGACCTGCGTTACCGGGGCAAGCTACTATCGGCCCAAACAATACATGGCCGACAGCACCGTCTTCATCGAGCGCAGCGTCATCAACAACCTGATCAAAGGCATCGCCGTCACGCCGGACATGGATGATCGCATCCGGGTGCTTAAATATGCCCTGCTCAGTCGCGACATCATCGGCAAGGTGCTGGCGGAGCTCGATTGGGACACCCGGGCCAAAAACAGCGCCGAACTGCAGGACATGATCACCGACCTGCAGCGGCGTACCGACCTCAAGATCAAGGGGAACGACCTGTTCATCGTCTCCATCACCGACCAGGACCCCGAGTTCGCCCAGAAATATATAAACACGCTGGTGAGCACCTATGTCGAGGAGAACCTCTCCGCCAAGCGGGAGGAGACCTACGGCGCCAACCGCTTTCTGGACGAGCAGATCGTGCTGTTCAAGAAAAAGCTCGACGAGTCCGAAAACGCCATTATCGAGTTCCGCCGCAGCCAGGGGATCATGTACTCCGGCGATGAAAAGGTGCTGCTGCAGGAGGTCAAGGAATTTCAGAAAGAGATCGAGAACCTCAACCTCTCCATCGACACCCTGGGCGCGAAAAAACGCCGCCTGAAGAGCCAGCAGGCCGAGCTGGAGCCGACGGTGACCATCTTCAGCGAAAAGCTGAACAGCGACCGCATCGCCCAGCTCCAGGCCAAGATCGCCCAGTTGATGCTTTCCTACACGGAAAACTACCCGGAAGTGGTTCGGCTCAAGGCCGAACTCGATGGGTTGAAGAAGCGCATCCAGGAAGAGGGGGCCCCGAAGCCGGCGGAAACCCAGACCCTTTCCGTCAACCCGGTTTACCAGGATGTGACCCAGAAGCTCCTCGACGTCGAGGCCGAGATCAGCTCCCTGGAGGCGCGCCGCGACCGGCTTATGGAATTGTCCACCGAGCGGGAGAAGGAGCTCCAGTTCGTCCCCGAAACCAAAAAGCAGCTGACCATGCTCATCCAGGAGCGCGATTCGCACAAGAAGATCTACGAAGAGCTGCTCATGCGCATGGGCCAGTCCGAGGTCTCCAAGCAGATGGAGATCGGCGACAAGGCGACCACCTTCCGCATCGTCGACCCGGCCATTTTCCCTGAAGTCCCCGTCTCCCCCAACATGGTCAAGATGCTTTTGCTGGCCATCGCGGCCGGCTTCGGCTGCGGCTTCGTGGTGGTGTTCCTGCTCGACAGCGTCGACACCTCGGTCAAGGACGTGAACCAGCTCGACGGGTTCGGCGTCGAAGTTCTCGCCGTCATCCCCACCATCACCGACCAGGCCGTCGCCGCCTCGGTGCGCCGCAAGGATGTCCTGGTCTACGCCTGCGCCCTGCTCTACTTCGGGGGGATTGTTTCGCTGCTGGCTTGGGAAGCGCTTAAAAGGCTCTCGTAA
- a CDS encoding XrtA-associated tyrosine autokinase, whose protein sequence is MSRIDKAIEKAAQLRDVTPLPVAPPKVEPSVRVEPPRRGRMERLLEVEPLPVDNPFLVASGKALPAVAEEYKKLKSMVIRLTKGKQFKNSLVVTSTVAAEGKSLTALNLATTLAQEYDHTVLLVDADLRKPSIHKLLGLQPQVGLVHCLKGDASLEDALVKTGIGKLVVLPAGGVVSDPVELLSSNRMKQIIKELKARYPERYVIIDTPPVLPFAEAQVLASQADGVLFVIREGCAKASHVKEALETVKGVNLLGVVYNDSSVRQKKGSYYYY, encoded by the coding sequence ATGAGTCGTATCGACAAGGCCATCGAAAAGGCCGCACAGCTTCGGGATGTCACACCATTGCCGGTCGCTCCGCCGAAGGTAGAGCCTTCGGTAAGGGTTGAGCCGCCGCGCAGGGGGCGCATGGAGCGGCTGCTGGAGGTGGAACCGCTGCCTGTCGACAACCCGTTCCTGGTGGCTTCGGGCAAGGCGCTGCCGGCGGTGGCGGAGGAGTACAAGAAGCTCAAGTCGATGGTGATCCGCCTGACCAAGGGCAAGCAGTTCAAAAACTCCCTGGTGGTCACCAGCACCGTCGCCGCGGAAGGCAAATCCCTGACCGCCCTCAACCTGGCCACGACCCTGGCCCAGGAGTACGACCACACCGTGCTGCTGGTCGACGCCGACCTGCGCAAGCCCAGCATCCATAAGCTGTTGGGCCTGCAGCCCCAGGTCGGGCTGGTCCACTGCCTCAAGGGCGACGCCTCGCTGGAAGACGCCCTGGTCAAGACCGGCATCGGCAAGCTGGTGGTGCTGCCGGCCGGCGGGGTGGTCTCCGACCCCGTCGAGCTGCTCTCCTCCAACCGGATGAAGCAGATCATCAAAGAACTCAAAGCCCGCTACCCCGAGCGTTACGTCATCATCGACACCCCCCCGGTGCTCCCCTTCGCCGAAGCCCAGGTCCTCGCCTCCCAGGCCGACGGCGTGCTCTTCGTCATCCGCGAAGGCTGCGCCAAGGCGAGTCATGTCAAAGAAGCGCTGGAGACGGTCAAGGGGGTCAATCTGCTCGGGGTGGTGTACAACGACTCCAGCGTGCGGCAGAAGAAGGGGAGTTATTATTACTACTAG
- a CDS encoding TIGR03016 family PEP-CTERM system-associated outer membrane protein — MNRFVVCIVVIGLILGNLTESWARVDFKPYVSLREEYTDNLFLDPADESSDYITTVLPGLGLLFDSNYLNLDLDYGLKFQFYERNTEEEETDPSDTQRIRAVADFFPERDFTLRVSDELTRVTVDERRQVVDDNPVVNKTNRNRLLVNPQYRLRVIKKFRATAGYQYEKIDYDSSEGDDSERHAASLDLEKDLLNNSFTLLGGVSAALHDADSTDDYHREDAFGGGIWRVNPKLTLEGRAGVTRIEYSGRDDFWIKTGRVGGAYKFSSRWAGSAYYSEEFNVSVNDGSYKNRKATASLAFTERVSVILSGDARRSLYQRLDREDRAAGGDLVISIPLRGKVTVDLHGDWEYLKFLPEDETAHRYGGGANIGWQFKVVRLGLGYKYRENSSNVDVNDYRNNICFAEANFRF; from the coding sequence TTGAATCGTTTTGTTGTTTGCATTGTTGTTATAGGGCTGATCCTCGGCAACCTGACCGAATCGTGGGCGCGGGTGGACTTCAAGCCCTATGTGTCCCTGCGCGAGGAGTACACCGACAACCTGTTTCTCGACCCGGCGGACGAGTCGTCGGACTACATCACCACGGTCCTGCCGGGCCTGGGGCTGCTGTTCGACTCCAATTACCTGAACCTCGATCTGGATTACGGGCTCAAGTTTCAGTTCTACGAGAGGAATACCGAAGAAGAAGAGACGGACCCGAGCGACACCCAGCGTATCCGGGCCGTGGCCGACTTTTTCCCGGAGCGGGATTTTACCCTGCGGGTCAGCGACGAGTTGACCCGGGTCACCGTCGACGAGCGGCGGCAGGTGGTGGACGACAACCCCGTCGTCAACAAGACCAACCGCAACCGCCTGCTGGTCAACCCCCAGTATCGGCTCCGGGTGATCAAGAAGTTTCGCGCCACGGCCGGCTACCAGTACGAAAAGATCGACTACGACTCCTCCGAGGGGGACGACTCCGAGCGGCACGCGGCCAGCCTCGACCTGGAGAAAGACCTGCTGAATAACAGTTTCACCCTGCTCGGGGGCGTCTCCGCCGCCCTGCACGACGCCGACAGCACCGACGATTACCACCGCGAAGACGCCTTCGGCGGCGGCATCTGGCGGGTCAACCCCAAGCTCACCCTCGAAGGCCGCGCCGGGGTGACCCGCATCGAGTACAGCGGGCGCGACGATTTCTGGATCAAGACCGGCAGGGTCGGCGGGGCCTACAAGTTCAGCAGCCGCTGGGCGGGCAGCGCCTACTACTCCGAGGAGTTCAACGTCTCGGTCAACGACGGCTCCTACAAAAACCGCAAGGCTACCGCCTCGCTGGCCTTCACCGAGCGCGTCTCGGTGATCCTCTCCGGCGACGCCCGGCGCAGCCTCTACCAGCGGCTCGACCGCGAAGACCGCGCCGCCGGCGGCGACCTGGTCATCAGCATCCCCCTGCGGGGCAAGGTCACCGTCGACCTTCACGGCGACTGGGAATACCTCAAGTTCCTCCCCGAAGACGAAACCGCCCACCGCTACGGCGGCGGCGCCAACATCGGCTGGCAGTTCAAGGTCGTGCGGCTGGGGCTGGGGTACAAGTACCGGGAGAACAGCTCGAATGTGGATGTGAATGATTACCGCAATAACATCTGCTTCGCAGAAGCAAACTTCAGGTTTTAA
- a CDS encoding glycosyltransferase family 2 protein: MRDISFIILTWNSKKFLDDCFGSIVSKCQSEGIDFEIIVVDNGSTDGSEAIFGKFQKENPGRFRSVLLGKNTGTTYPRNIGMREANGRNICILDSDTELGEGSLMDALSRLDRDDSIGLLVPRLLLPDQSVQNSVKRFPTFWQKLSKIPKAVFGVQVPNLDFYSEFPFTEETDVDTAISACWLFRRELTDQVGYLDEKIFYSPEDLDYSVRVRKAKKRILFYPGFTVLHHTQQISHKKPFSKVSLSHFGGLLYYYRKHGGWFSAKGLYRQTGA, encoded by the coding sequence ATGCGAGATATTTCATTCATTATCCTGACCTGGAATTCGAAAAAGTTCCTCGATGACTGTTTCGGGTCGATCGTGTCCAAGTGCCAGTCGGAGGGGATCGACTTCGAGATCATCGTCGTCGACAACGGCTCAACGGATGGCAGCGAGGCCATCTTCGGCAAATTCCAAAAGGAGAACCCTGGGCGTTTTCGTTCCGTTTTGCTCGGCAAGAATACCGGAACGACCTATCCGCGAAATATCGGCATGCGGGAAGCAAACGGCCGCAATATCTGCATCCTTGATTCCGACACCGAGCTGGGGGAGGGGAGCCTGATGGATGCCTTGAGCAGGCTTGACCGGGATGACTCCATCGGGCTTCTGGTGCCGAGGCTGCTGCTCCCTGACCAGTCGGTGCAGAACTCGGTGAAAAGGTTCCCGACCTTCTGGCAGAAGCTGAGCAAAATCCCCAAGGCGGTCTTCGGGGTGCAGGTGCCGAATCTCGATTTCTATTCCGAATTTCCCTTCACCGAAGAAACCGATGTGGATACGGCGATCTCCGCCTGCTGGCTGTTTCGTCGCGAGTTGACAGACCAGGTCGGGTACCTGGACGAGAAGATCTTCTATTCCCCTGAAGACCTCGATTACAGCGTGCGGGTCCGCAAGGCGAAAAAACGCATCCTCTTCTACCCCGGCTTTACGGTCCTCCATCACACCCAACAGATTTCGCACAAAAAGCCATTTTCCAAGGTGTCGCTCAGCCATTTCGGCGGGCTGCTCTATTACTACCGCAAGCACGGTGGATGGTTTTCCGCCAAGGGGCTTTACCGACAGACGGGCGCCTGA
- a CDS encoding polysaccharide biosynthesis/export family protein, protein MNKCLVFVLMLLMWAGSALAGDYVIGDGDLLKVSVWGVPELSVEVTVRPDGKITLPAAGDVVATGLTPVALSKELAVVLENFVKKPIVTVSVSRITNNRVYVSGGGVAPQVISLTGRTSLFKLLCSLGSLENVDLSRAYLLRQDGERKGGFYEIYVKGEFSRDFDLKAEDIIFLPTNERNKVYVVGAVQAPKYIIYREGMKVLDAILEAGGFTEYAKENSVIIHRQDKDQIKVRIGSVTEGKDVTQNVALTPGDYVIVREGMF, encoded by the coding sequence ATGAACAAGTGCCTGGTGTTTGTACTGATGCTGCTGATGTGGGCCGGCTCCGCCCTGGCCGGCGATTACGTGATCGGCGACGGCGACCTGCTCAAGGTTTCGGTCTGGGGCGTCCCCGAGCTGAGCGTCGAGGTCACGGTGCGCCCCGACGGCAAGATCACCCTGCCGGCCGCCGGCGACGTGGTCGCCACGGGCCTGACCCCCGTCGCCCTGAGTAAAGAGCTCGCGGTGGTGCTGGAGAACTTCGTCAAAAAACCCATTGTCACCGTTTCGGTCAGCCGCATCACCAACAACCGGGTCTATGTTTCCGGGGGCGGCGTCGCCCCCCAGGTGATCAGCCTCACCGGCCGCACCTCCCTGTTCAAGCTGCTCTGCAGCCTCGGCAGTCTCGAAAACGTCGACCTCAGCCGCGCCTACCTGCTGCGCCAGGACGGCGAGCGCAAGGGGGGCTTTTACGAAATCTACGTCAAGGGCGAATTCTCCCGCGACTTCGACCTCAAGGCCGAGGACATCATCTTCCTGCCCACCAACGAGCGCAACAAGGTCTACGTCGTCGGCGCCGTTCAGGCCCCCAAGTACATCATCTACCGCGAAGGGATGAAGGTCCTCGACGCCATCCTCGAAGCGGGCGGGTTCACCGAATACGCCAAAGAAAACTCGGTCATCATCCACCGCCAGGACAAAGACCAGATCAAGGTCAGAATCGGCAGCGTCACCGAAGGCAAAGACGTCACCCAGAACGTGGCCCTGACCCCTGGTGACTATGTGATCGTGCGGGAGGGGATGTTTTGA
- a CDS encoding GxxExxY protein, whose amino-acid sequence MKNIEHSEISDLIICSFYNVYNRLGHGFLEKVYRNALQIEMEEKDLEVESEYPISVFYKETIVGEYFADLLVNNCIVIEVKSCRKLVSEHDAQLFNYLKATGRKVGLLLNFGPKPEFRRRVFG is encoded by the coding sequence ATGAAAAACATTGAACATTCTGAAATAAGCGATTTGATAATTTGTTCTTTTTACAATGTTTATAATCGGTTAGGCCATGGATTTTTAGAGAAGGTTTACCGAAATGCGCTCCAGATAGAAATGGAAGAAAAGGACCTTGAAGTTGAAAGTGAATATCCTATTTCTGTTTTTTATAAAGAGACCATAGTTGGTGAGTATTTCGCTGATTTGCTAGTAAATAATTGTATTGTGATTGAGGTTAAATCATGCAGAAAGCTTGTATCTGAACATGATGCTCAGTTGTTTAATTATTTGAAAGCAACAGGAAGAAAAGTAGGTCTCTTGTTGAATTTTGGACCAAAGCCAGAGTTTAGAAGAAGGGTTTTTGGATAA
- a CDS encoding XrtA/PEP-CTERM system-associated ATPase, translated as MYESFFGLKSKPFELVPNPAFLFPSASHKKALNYLQYGIRERAGFILFTGEVGAGKTTIIRDIVNNLEDDVALSLVFNTSVNGEQLIAMINEDFGLEATGKGKVELLRELNDFLVERAAERVRPILIIDEAQNLSAEALEEIRLLSNLEADSFKLIQIILVGQPELKKVLSRNELRQLRQRISINCHLDSLSRQETEDYVYHRLETAGNRAALDWQKGTFDALFNYSGGIPRLINVFCDFVLLAAFVEETRQLTLAMVEEVIGDVAWVPPNVPAVENSSLIAHHSSLNFEEIIERIDRLEERFSQLDAVQLGKEHFAERLAAQEVILKKLVDRQEKDFRRLEDGLAKIAEVLVEMRKEGKAEKAAAAKPKPIDILEPRVQVQKRGVWARIFG; from the coding sequence ATGTATGAAAGCTTTTTCGGTCTGAAATCCAAACCTTTCGAGCTGGTGCCGAACCCGGCATTCCTGTTCCCCAGCGCGTCGCACAAAAAGGCCCTGAACTACCTGCAGTACGGGATCAGGGAGCGGGCGGGGTTTATTCTGTTCACCGGCGAGGTCGGTGCGGGCAAGACCACCATTATCCGCGACATCGTCAACAATCTCGAGGACGACGTGGCGCTGTCGCTGGTGTTCAACACCTCGGTCAACGGTGAGCAACTGATCGCCATGATCAACGAGGACTTCGGGCTCGAGGCGACGGGGAAGGGCAAGGTCGAGCTGCTGCGCGAGTTGAACGATTTTCTGGTCGAGCGGGCCGCCGAGAGGGTCCGGCCGATCCTGATCATCGACGAGGCGCAGAACCTCTCCGCCGAGGCGCTGGAAGAGATCCGCCTGCTCTCCAACCTCGAGGCCGACAGTTTCAAGCTGATCCAGATCATCCTGGTCGGCCAGCCCGAGCTCAAGAAGGTTCTCTCCCGCAATGAACTGCGCCAGCTGCGCCAGCGCATCAGCATCAACTGTCATCTCGACTCGCTGAGCCGGCAGGAGACCGAGGACTACGTCTACCACCGCCTCGAGACCGCCGGCAACCGCGCGGCCCTCGACTGGCAGAAGGGGACCTTCGACGCCCTGTTCAACTACAGCGGCGGGATCCCCCGCCTGATCAACGTCTTCTGCGATTTCGTGCTGCTCGCCGCCTTCGTCGAAGAGACTCGCCAGCTGACCCTCGCCATGGTCGAGGAAGTCATCGGCGACGTCGCCTGGGTACCGCCCAATGTCCCTGCGGTCGAGAACTCATCACTTATCGCTCATCACTCATCACTAAATTTCGAAGAAATCATCGAGCGTATCGACCGCCTCGAGGAGCGCTTCTCCCAGCTTGACGCCGTGCAGCTCGGCAAGGAGCATTTCGCCGAACGCCTCGCCGCCCAGGAGGTGATCCTGAAGAAGCTGGTGGACAGGCAGGAGAAAGATTTCCGCAGGCTGGAGGATGGCCTGGCCAAGATCGCCGAGGTCCTGGTGGAGATGCGCAAAGAGGGGAAGGCGGAGAAGGCTGCCGCGGCGAAGCCCAAACCGATCGATATTCTGGAGCCTCGGGTGCAGGTGCAGAAAAGAGGGGTCTGGGCGCGGATTTTTGGGTGA
- a CDS encoding IS4 family transposase — translation MAHCSTVLSQIVRIFPRHEFQSLANKHHVGQKFRSFSRWTQFVAMLTAQLTGRSSLRDVVDNLSVQGSKLYHLGVKVFSRATLARCNESQPHTLYEELFQRLLARCQSMAPRNKSFKLDGKIYLLDASLLDLTLSLFPWAKYQKNKGAAKLHVGLDADGYLPAFVDLTEGKEHEINHARELELPKGSYVVFDRGYTDYTWYQELCEDGVFFVTRLKSNAIVTPGKKRRGRKSPGVIEDREIHLGKLPETFRLVTYRDEETGIIYQFVTNALEIPAQTVADLYKERWQIELFFKWIKQNLKVKSFLGTSMNAVKTQLWIALCAYLVLSFLKFQSKVGASLQRMLRILQLNLFEKRDLEELFKPSPRKNTIRNNQLALL, via the coding sequence GTGGCCCATTGTAGCACCGTTCTTTCTCAAATTGTACGAATTTTTCCGAGACATGAATTTCAATCCCTGGCGAACAAGCATCACGTCGGGCAGAAGTTTCGTTCGTTCTCCCGCTGGACCCAGTTTGTCGCCATGCTGACAGCACAGCTGACAGGTCGGAGCAGCCTGCGGGATGTCGTTGACAATCTCAGCGTTCAGGGCAGCAAGCTCTACCACTTGGGCGTCAAGGTGTTCAGCAGAGCCACCTTGGCGCGCTGTAACGAAAGTCAGCCGCACACTCTTTACGAAGAGCTGTTTCAGCGCCTGTTGGCCCGCTGCCAGTCAATGGCGCCACGGAACAAAAGCTTCAAACTCGACGGAAAAATCTACCTGCTGGATGCTTCCCTGCTCGACCTGACACTCTCCCTGTTTCCTTGGGCCAAGTACCAGAAGAACAAGGGGGCGGCCAAGCTTCATGTCGGGCTCGATGCCGACGGCTATTTACCCGCCTTTGTCGATCTGACCGAAGGCAAGGAGCATGAAATCAACCATGCCAGAGAGCTCGAACTCCCCAAGGGCTCCTATGTGGTCTTCGACCGAGGCTACACCGATTACACCTGGTATCAGGAACTGTGTGAGGACGGGGTATTCTTTGTCACCCGCCTCAAGAGCAACGCCATCGTCACGCCCGGCAAAAAACGCCGTGGCCGCAAGAGCCCGGGGGTGATCGAGGACCGAGAAATCCATTTGGGCAAGCTGCCCGAAACCTTCCGCTTGGTCACGTATCGGGACGAGGAAACGGGCATCATTTACCAGTTCGTGACCAATGCCTTGGAGATCCCGGCCCAAACGGTGGCCGATCTTTACAAAGAACGCTGGCAGATCGAGCTCTTCTTCAAGTGGATCAAACAGAACCTGAAGGTGAAGAGCTTCTTGGGCACATCCATGAACGCGGTGAAGACCCAGCTTTGGATCGCCCTATGTGCCTACTTGGTACTCTCGTTCCTGAAGTTCCAGTCGAAAGTCGGAGCTTCGTTACAGCGCATGTTGCGGATATTACAGCTAAATTTATTCGAGAAGCGCGATTTAGAAGAGCTATTCAAGCCGTCTCCACGCAAAAACACTATACGAAACAATCAGTTAGCCCTGCTGTGA